DNA from Daucus carota subsp. sativus chromosome 1, DH1 v3.0, whole genome shotgun sequence:
CATTGTTCTACATAGTGATGCAGTGCCTTGGTGCTATCTGTGGTGCTGGTGTTATAAAGGGCTTTCAAGGATCCTCAAAATTTGAGCTCAATGGTGGGGGAGCTAATGCTGTGAATCATGGCTACACAAAGGGTGATGGTCTTGGTGCTGAGATTGTTGGCACCTTTGTCCTTGTTTACACTGTGTTTTCCGCGACTGATGCTAAGGGAAGTGCCAGAGACTCAACTGTCCCTGTATGTGTTCTTGTTCAGATTAATccttgttttaaataatattccaGCCTTTTTTTATTCGACTTATGCTACAGAAAGTGAATTGAAGGACTTCAGTATAGACGTGCAATTGTAGTCAGATGTTTTTATATACATTTCACAAATTGCAGACATAATATTTCAGTTAAATGGAGCTTATTTTGCATTAGGCCGTGTCTTATGAAAATTATTTGACAACTGTGCCTGCAGATTTTGGCCCCTCTTCCCATTGGCTTCGCGGTGTTCTGTGTTCATTTAGCCACCATCCCCATTACAGGGACCGGAATCAACCCTGCTAGAAGTCTTGGAGCTGCCATAATTTACAACAAAAGTCACGCTTGGGACGATCATGTGAGTTTTTTTTTCTGACAACAATCAAACAATCCAGGACTTATGAATAATATATGCTGTACCGTATTAATAAATTCTCTCTTGTATCAGTGGATTTTCTGGGTCGGGCCATTCATCGGTGCCTCACTTGCTGCTGCATACCACCTGGTTGTCATCAGGGCCTTTCCTTTCAAGAGCAAATCTTAAATTTCAGTCTGCATGTACCAGAACTATTTGTCATCCCTTTTCGATCTCAGTCTTTCATTTTAGTCTATTGTAATTGTCACTGTCATGTGAATTCGTCGGTTTCAGCTATTAAAGTATCCATGCACATCATTGTTTTATGCTGTATTTAAGCTTGAGTTTGCATCTGAAGAAgatattctttttttattgtttgattCATAATAGCAACATGTTTCACATCtccacaaaattatatataccttATTCTGGAGACAAGATATTAATAATCAGATTTCGAGATAAGAGTAACATGTTCCAGATCTCCATATCACAATTTATGCTGTCATTACACAGTACAGAACTTTGGTTCAATTAAGTAAAATTTGGTTCAGAGCTTGAGGAAATACAGAACTTATATTGAGGTACATTACACAGTACTTGAATTGAAAAAGATTAGATCaacttaatttttctttttaaatttattataatggCAATCAAGCAGGCTATAATGGTGACAATCTGTGATGATAAACACAACACATAAAGAATAAAGTATAAACAAACTTATCGTAGAGCCTGTCGCAGACCACCATTGAGCCACTCCCTCCAAAAAACCAATGATTTATTtccattttaaataatttaatgatCTGGCTTAAACTCAATTTTTACCTATAAATTAGGATGTTTCAAGCCTTCTCTGTTATAACCACTCACAAAACTTCCTCTGTTAAGTTTTGCGTAAAAACAACAATGGAAGGTAGAGAAGAGGATGTGAAAGTGGGAGCTAACAAGTACTCAGAGAGGCAACCACTAGGTACATCTGCACAAACAGATAAGGACTATAAGGAGCCACCACCAGCACCTTTGTTTGAGCCTGGTGAACTCACTTCATGGTCTTTCTATCGGGCTGGCATTGCGGAGTTTATAGCCACTTTCTTGTTTTTGTATGTCACCGTTTTGACTGTTATGGGTGTTTCCAATGCACCTAATAAATGTGCTTCTGTGGGTATTCAAGGGATTGCATGGGCTTTTGGGGGCATGATCTTTGCCCTTGTTTACTGCACTGCTGGAATTTCAGGTAATTTTACGgtattttttgttttcatcatttcatttcatCCATATAGCTGCTCAAATTATGCagattgaaaatttaaattaggcCTTGTTTTGTTTGATGGGAATAAATAGGAGGACATATCAACCCGGCTGTGACATTCGGTTTGTTTCTGGCAAGGAAGCTTTCCTTGACCAGGGCATTGTTCTACATTGTGATGCAATGCCTTGGTGCTATCTGTGGTGCTGGTGTTATCAAGGGGTTTGAAGGATCATCAAGATTTGAGCTCAATGGCGGTGGGGCTAATGTTGTGAATCCTGGCTACACCAAGGGCGATGGTCTTGGTGCTGAGATTGTTGGCACCTTTATTCTTGTCTACACTGTCTTTTCTGCTACTGATGCTAAGAGAAGTGCCAGAGATTCACACGTTCCTGTATGTACTCTTATTCGGCTCAAATAACATATTCCAATTTACACTTCTTATGTTTTCATGAATTAGTATTTGGATGCTTGCTTGTCCTATACCATTATTCTGTTGTTTTTAGTGCTGGTTTCTGTAATTAAATCCGAAGATTTGGACAGCATTTCTTATTAATTGTTATCACCGAATAAGTAAACAGATCTTGTTAATAGATTCCAATTTTTTTGTTGCATTTGATTGTTTCTTATGAAAATCATCTGATCCCTGTGCCTCAGATATTGGCCCCTCTTCCTATTGGATTCGCGGTTTTCTTGGTTCATTTGGCCACCATTCCCATCACAGGGACCGGAATCAACCCAGCCAGAAGTCTTGGCGCTGCCATCATTTACAACAAAGGCCACGCTTGGGATGATCACGTAAGCATTCCTCTACCAACAATCTGCAATCTCcttacttaaaaaaataaaataaaattatgccACTTCTCAAATTTCAACTAGTGATAactttttgttgttgttgttattgTTGTATCAGTGGATTTTCTGGGTCGGTCCGTTCATCGGGGCTGCACTGGCTGCAGCATACCACCAGATAGTCATCAGAGCCATTCCTTTCAAGAGCACATCTTATATTGCAGTATCCAAATAGATTATCTACTGGCTCGTTTGTTTTTCTTCCTGCATTGTAATTGTCAAGGTCATGCGGAAGGATTGATTTTTCAGCAGTTTATTTATGCATGAACATTATCAGTGAATGCTGTATTACTGCTTGAATTTGCATCTTATGAATAAAAGATTCTTTGATTTCTCCATCATGCTTATGCATGATCTTCTGCTGACTTCGGGTAGGCAATTCTTTGTCACTTGTTACTTCTAACAACCAAAACTACAGTTACAGTTGTCTGATCAACGGTCTCTTGGTCCAATGatatctctctcgctctctttACATCATGCCGAGAGTTCCAATCTCGTCAAAAATGAGACAATTGTGTGTCTTTTACGAGATGTCGAAGTTCgaatttcattaaaaacaaGAGGAGTGTGTTTAATCATACAAAAATGAAAGTATAATTTCAAGTACAATAATTTAATGAATTAcccttaataaaaataatactaaaaacATGATAAAATATGTTGTAACTTTTCAGATTGATTTTACCGTTCTGATGTAACCACAAAGGATATCACTTGTAAATATGTAATACCAGGTGGTATGCTCTTCTCTAGAAATCTCTTTTTACTGCTTTATTTGTAACTTTTCTTTGCCTTTGTATTACTTCTGCTTCTAAAATGCTGAGTTTTGGACAAACTAAATCGTATAGATATGTAAAATACAAGATAAAGAATTAAAAAGTAAACCAAACAttcaatatttatcaaaaaataaatctcACATGAGCAAAAATCTTCTTATATAAACTACGAGTCTACGACCGCTTGAAAAGTAATATTTCCCTGTTCATCCCTAGTGAAAAACCTTCTGGGGATACCTTCAATTCGCACCAGTATCTGCTGTTGCAAGTTATCAGGGACCATATTGGTGCAAATGCATATAGTTCCTGTCCAGAAACCAGTGCTGTGCAGATGCCACACAAATGTCGCCGATTCCATATCATTAACTTCTATCATAGGAGAGTTCATTATACTACTTCGAAACGCGGTTTCGATTCTTGCCACTGATTCTCTTCGTGCAGTAATTTGACTCCTCAGACGATTGATTCCGATATTTAGTTGACAAAATCTGCAATTGTCATTGCCTAGTTGCTCCATTTGTTGCCTAGTTAGTTGATTTCTTGGTTGACATATTTGATTCAAAACATCCATTCTTCTGGCCACCATGTCAGCATTTGTTTCCGCTTGACAGAGCCGACGACGATTTAACATCGTGATCAGCATACCCATGGGATTATTGTTATAATCCTCTCCGTTTATTGATTTTACTGTATACCTAATTTATACAGGTGTGAATGTAGGTTTTCGAAATCAAATCCttaattgaaaatcaaaacCATAATCAATTGATGTGaacttaaaaaaatcataataaatttatgtaaaCTTAAACGGAAATATGAATCCAAATATATATGAAGGCatcactccatagcataccattatcattataaatatatacataatatatattctattatattttttatgaaatataactgcaaattttgattattaaaccgaaaacaaagttatacaatttttttattccaaagatcatctaaagttatgcaatatctcaacatgattctataacagaataataatcatccagaattattctgttgtagaatcagtttcgaaaatatactttttttaatcaaattttaagtgttaaattacttaaaatagatttattttatagtattctatattagaatcacgttttatatgtattctataacagaatttataataaaattgatgatttatagtggcgcactatgtaactccatacaaggagtccctctctggaatgttggcctatatatgaATTCTTGGTAACATTATCAtcattatatttcaaatatttcaaGTTCATCACGTGAtttcaatataaattataagaatgtaatatattttcataaaatatataaatattttgagttattataataaataaaagaatgcttttcaaaaaaaaataaaaaataatgtcttTTTGTCACAAGATATTCGGAGCACTTTTTACTTCCATCAAACAGATACTAAAAAAAAGCCTCGTTTATCATATTCCatacataatattttaaatatcattttctgAAGAAATGAtcttaaatatcatttattattattatttttcctaAGCTCTTTTCAATCTAATCATGTAACcgtttttattagttttttccaAATCCCAATTTCGAATTGCATTTTGAATTACAAACCCAATTTGAAGCAACGTTTTGAGTTTCAAACACCGAACAATGTTGCGTTTTGAATGTTAAATATTCAGAcatcaataacatatattaagtttaattcgTGTTAGATTTCATTTATATAAGTGGATTTTTCTGGGTCGGTCCACTCATCGGCGCTGCACTTGCTGCAGCATACCACCAGATAGTCCTCCGAGCCATTCCTTTCAAGAGCACAGCTTATATTGCTGTATCGAAGTAGATTAATTATCGGCTCCTCCGTTTTTCTCCCTGCTGCATTGTAATTGTCAAGGTTATGCTTAAGGATTGATTTGCCAGCAATATGTTTATGCATGTACATTATCGGTGAGTGCTGTATTCATGCTTGAATTTGCATCTTTTGAACAAAAGATTCTTTAATTTCTCCGTCATGTTTATGCATGATCTTCTGCTGACTTCATGTAGGCAATTCTTTTGTCACTTGTTAATTCAAACGGCCAAATCTACAAACGGTTTCTTGATCTAATGatatctctctcgctctctttACAGGATGTCGAGAGTTCAAATCTCGTCAAAAATGagacaattatatttttttacgaGTATTCGAAGTTCgaatttcattaaaaacatATTCGGTGAATATTGAGTGTGTTTAAGGTCCATTACCTAGAGTGTACTTTtaaatacaataatataaaaaattacactTAATAACAAAATACTAAAAACGTGATAAATACGGTGTAACATTTGTTTAAGGAGCGAAGTTCGTACAAAGCCATAAAAATCTGGACAATCTCTTGTTAAATTATgtctaattttaaattacaaagtatctatatctatatctatatctaggGTCAGGTTCGAGATAGAACCAAGTTAttgttagaacttagaactcgCTAAGGACCATtagatctaaatatattatatggttGAGAttgaaattacatttaattacgAAGTACTATATGCATtaaatatgtacatatttatGACCATTAACTAATCACTTTAAATAAAATGACTTACTTACCATAactaattttagttttaattataattattatatattgctGCAGTATACTCTATTTTGTAAATAGATTATAATGCagcaatatataattattatatattgctGCAGTATACTCTATTTTTATGTCATATAttcattaaaacaaaaaatactaTTGCagtatatcataaattatactcTTACATTATTGTCGAACTAATACAAAAATAACATAACCATAGTATATACCATTGCAGTATATGTAagtaatagataaaataatagatTCAATTCAGAAACACGATATAAGCCAAAATGAAATAATTAgtgaattcattattttatctgTAACTTAAATATACTGCAATGATATACCATAATATATTTACGGATTGACTTGATTTTTTTATCTATTACTTAGATATGCTGCAATGGTATACTATAATTATATCATGTGTGATATATTTCCTGAAATAGTgagatatgatatataatttattacctaatataatgaaaatataatgtgtgctttaatgagggaagatattaaatgatttaatataaatgCCCTTTAGATCACAGccatagattttaaataaatctgacGGATGTCTACGGTCCTAAGTTCTAATTCTAGTATAGGTTCTGATTTGAACCTCACcctctatatctatatctatatatttatataaaggaaaaTCTCGGGATGCTGACGTGGCGGCTTCCAAGACTCCCATTCTATTTTCCCTCGGTTCCTAGGCCTCGCTGTTTGTTGATAAGTGTTAGGAAATCTTGAACTTCTGGACAGAAATTGAAAGTCTCAACATTAATTACTGAAGTTTATTACTTTCAGTTGAGTATTCATAAAGGCCGCAACTGAAAAAATTTAAGTTCAAGTTCTCATCTCAAAATCTCAAAACTGACAATCATCGAAACTCTCCGCCATGGCACCCCGACCTTCTTTGGATCGGAACAATTCTGTACGGCTTCGTTGTCTCTCGCTCTTTTGAAAATCAAGCTAATCAAGAAAATTCCAGCGGCGTCCCTGGACATCCACTCCTCCAATCTTGTAGGTGCCATTTCTTCCAAAATCAAACCCAAATTCTTTTTCCCTCATTGTTCTGGTCAATTATGTTTATTATTGTCAGGggtttgattaatttttgtgTTTACTTTATAATTTGATTTGGCGGTGTGTGAAACTTACCTTTTTTTATCTTGATGTTAGAGGCTTTGTTTAAATTGATCAAACTGATTGATTTGCTTTGTGATTGGTTGAATTTTTAGTTGATGGGCGATTAGCCCAGGCCATATCTAGACTCTTTGTGCTGAAGAATCAGTGATATGCTCCGAAGTTTGTGGCTTGATCTAATGTTGTTGAGCTACTCGATCTCGGATCTCAATCGAGTACTTCTTGATCGATCTTGACAAACACAATTTTTGTCCCCTGCTATAATGCATGTTGTGCCTTGTACCGGTTTTTAATTCGATATCGGATTTGACAGGTTGAGCAGGTGATCAAGGAGAAGAATATGGTGGATGTCTTTGTTAGAGTAGAAGGTTAATGTCATTTATTTGTGGAGAGGCTGATCTTCTAGACAAAGAAAAGTTAGTTTTTTGGCACTTATTCATGTGTGTTATCTGAAGCATTTGATCTGaagatgatttgatttgaagatgatttgatTTCTTCTTTACACAGGATGTTCAGAATAGTTAAAGGAGGTGGTATCAAGCTTGATTTTTCTTCTACAAGATGCGGAGAGTTTCCAGGATTTCAACAGATGCGCACAATGTTCACATCATATTTTTGGAAGGAATTTGTGGCTCGTGGTGCTGAATTACGCTACAATTGTAAAGCCAATACTAAGgtagatttgaaatttaaaataattcgtTCCAGACTCAAGCGAACAATACGATTGTACTTTTTTTGTGATATATATGTAGATGGTCGTAAAGCTGTCAACTAGAGTAGGATGAAGGTCCTTAGAGTAATTGCTTGCTTCGGAGAATGGCATTAGTTTACAAATTAAAGAGGAGTCCTCCATGACAATAGAGGTAAGGAAGCAACATTATTTCAAATAAACAAGTATAGGAGCTTAAATTTGCAATCATAGAAGTACAGATTTTTTTGAGATATGCAAACTTATCAGATACAACTCTACTCCTGCAGAACTGCACACCCTCGTAGGGAAGGAATTTGTCTTCAAACTGACACTTAACAAGTACAATTGAGTTGATGGCTGCGAGGACTATGGAGTTTCTACGGTATATGTACCCGTGCAACATCTTGAATCTCCTTATGCGAGGAAAAATAAGCCATAGGTAAGTGCGTTCCTTCAGCTGCAGCCTATGCTATACTTCTTGCTTGTGCTTATTGAAAGCTTATTTGTTTTGTAGTTTAGCACACACTCATGATAATGTGATTCACTCATTATTTAAACTATGCTCTGTGTGTTAAGCAATGCCTCTgattttctgtttttatttCTTCTCGCTtggctttatttcttttatattagtGCCCCTTTCACCAGAAAAATCAATCTTAAAATGTTCTCTGCTCTTTAAAATGtgcataataataaataatttaactaattatCACCTTAAGATCCTCTCAaataatttaactaattatCACCTTAAGATCCTCtcagattttcttttgaaatagtGTGCCAGTTTAATATAGAGGAACAATATATAAATTGCAGAAGTACATGCATAcattgaaatttaatttaaataagaatTATTGGGCTTCCAAGTTCAAAGTATTGCAGGAGTACATGCATAcattgaaatttaatttaaataagaatTGTTGGACTTTCAAGTTCAGAGTATTGCAGGAGTACATGCATAcattgaaatttaatttaaataagatTGTTGGACTTTCAAGTTCAGTGTAGATGTGAAAAGGCCACCGAATTGATAAGCTGTACATACGGGTGACCAGGTAAACAATGTGATTAGATGAGGTCTTAGAACTTATCTGTAATGAAATTCGAAGTTAATTGCATAAAAAGCAGTGTGAGTCTTCGAGACCTCACCTTGCATTTGTTCCCGGCTGCCATCACTTCAAGAGGGTTGTTCGTCTGTAAATCAGGCTAATGGCGATAAAGATGATGATATAACAACTAATattgttattaataatttaaagttaTGGAGGccgtttaaattattttctctAGCTCATTTGGGAAGTAATTAATCTTTGTCATGCGCTGCTTGTCATCTTCCAGGCTGCCTTCGATCAGGCGGAGTCTTCAGCATCTGCTGGCAAAGTGGAAGCAGATACTGGCAGCGGCAAGAGAAAGCGGTCACCCGTTCTTCACGCTGTTGTTGAGAGCCAAAATGCGGCACCTTGATGTATGGGTGACTGCTTGCTGTACCATAACTTCATGCAAGATGCTATATTACTGTTCGCTTCTGACGTTATGTTTTTAAGACACATTATATGTTTGGTGTTTTGTATTTTTTCAGTTGAATGCAATGAACAACTCCTTTTATCTGTTATGTTTTCCTAGCACTTTGTTTTCATTATCATGTTTTGGAGTTGAACCTAGCCATAGGGGTTCAGTTTACTGTTGGCCAATGAGGTGGTGTTGATGTTAAATTATTTTGCAACTTTAGCTCGCACAAAAATCTGGCTAAAGGCTTGGTCTTAACAAAGAACAAGAACGCGTTTTCACAAAGAACAATCACTGTTATTCTGGCCATTTAAAAGTCCAGTGAGCAAACTCCTCGCCGGAACATTCCACCGGCGTAACCACCAATTACATATACACAGCATCACACTTTACGCTTACCAGATCTAGGCTTCCTCTGAGCACGCGCCTCCTTGCGTTTCCCAAACGCACCTCCACAAAATCCACAAGCCGAAACCTTCGGCGACAAACGGTGGGATTATCCTTGAGTCGCTTCCCCTCGGCGCCGCCGCAGCTGACGACGCCGTCTCCATCAACGTCCGCTGCTCCAACGGCTCCAAGTTTAGTGTCCGAGCGAGTGTGGGATCCACTGTGTCGCAGTTCAAACAAGTTGTCGCGGAGAATTGCAATGTTCCAGCTGTGCAGCAGCGGCTGATTTACAAGGGACGGATCTTAAAGGATGATCAAACCCTAGATAGTTATGGCTTAATTGGGTTCTGTAGCTGGGTAAGTTCATGTGAGACCCGACCATGGCTCAGGTGAGGGGTTCCAATAACCCTAAGTGGTTTGTTACATTATTAATTCGATTGAATCTAGTATTGATCCCAAGTTTGTTGAATTCgagttatttgatttaattttatttgtcgtcgtttttttatattttgatattcatCCATTTTATATATTGTGTTGTTCTGGTATTGCTAATTTTATGGATGTAGGAACTTCTTGATATCTATGGTGGTGATGGATAGGTCCAGAAAGGGTGGAGAAGAAGAGCTATTTTGGcgataattgtgccttaattaaggatactaattattcttaattaaggTTTTAGTACCGTTTATGGCGACCATTTATGGCGACCATTATTGGGGCATTATTGGCCCATAAGAGGCATTTAAGTGCCATAATGTTGGCTCGTTTatgtcttttattttaattttaaatttgctcACATTCGTTCATTTTGTTTTGTCTTATTTTCAGGATGTTTGAAAAAGCATTTAAGAATTTATCTATTAAGGCGTCTTCCGAGAAGACGCGAATTTTGGTGGACAAGACAGTTGAGC
Protein-coding regions in this window:
- the LOC108205071 gene encoding probable aquaporin PIP1-4 — translated: MGIEEEDDKVGTNKYPERIPLGTSASAMHDRDYVEPPPAPLYEHGELVSWSFYRAGIAEFIATFLFLYVSVLTVMGVSNAPDKCASVGIQGIAWAFGGMIFALVYCTAGISGGHINPAVTFGLFLGRKLSLTRALFYIVMQCLGAICGAGVIKGFQGSSKFELNGGGANAVNHGYTKGDGLGAEIVGTFVLVYTVFSATDAKGSARDSTVPILAPLPIGFAVFCVHLATIPITGTGINPARSLGAAIIYNKSHAWDDHWIFWVGPFIGASLAAAYHLVVIRAFPFKSKS
- the LOC108210074 gene encoding aquaporin PIP1-2 codes for the protein MFQAFSVITTHKTSSVKFCVKTTMEGREEDVKVGANKYSERQPLGTSAQTDKDYKEPPPAPLFEPGELTSWSFYRAGIAEFIATFLFLYVTVLTVMGVSNAPNKCASVGIQGIAWAFGGMIFALVYCTAGISGGHINPAVTFGLFLARKLSLTRALFYIVMQCLGAICGAGVIKGFEGSSRFELNGGGANVVNPGYTKGDGLGAEIVGTFILVYTVFSATDAKRSARDSHVPILAPLPIGFAVFLVHLATIPITGTGINPARSLGAAIIYNKGHAWDDHWIFWVGPFIGAALAAAYHQIVIRAIPFKSTSYIAVSK